The Erinaceus europaeus chromosome 11, mEriEur2.1, whole genome shotgun sequence DNA window TTAGGGCAAAAGGTCTTATTGACCACTTAAAGGAAATACAAGTGAATCATAGTATATAATCTCTGTCTTCAATGAGCTTGTGGTCTAGTTAAGAACCCAGTCTTAAGTATATGAAAAATGAGGTTTTTAGATAATAACTCTAGTGTTCTGTTATAGTGAAAAGCATGATTAACATATATTCATGGTACAGACTGATGACTAATGTAGGGAAGGAAATAATCAGTTCATAGTTATGTTAGTCAAGGAAAAATAttaacatttgtaacatttgaacTTTGGAAACAATAAATTTTGGATGAGGTTAATCTAGATATCTTTTAGATGGATTTCACAGTGCTTTgctctttaattttttctttagagaaaagtattttgaaagagagaggtTCGCCTGGTAGATTGCATACCTTACCATGTGCCAAGACCCTCCcaacaagccccagcaccacatggggtcACCATGAACAGCACCAGGACAGTTAGGGGGTGGGTTGAGCAAAGTGGGGGACAACTTTTCACAGACTATGGaacaatgctatggtgtctctcctctttttctttatctaaaataaaaataataaaagaaaaagttggcCCTGGAGAAGTGGAATTGTGTGTTGGCCTCATGACACCgtgaaaataaataaggatatgGCAGGTTGCTCAGCCAGTAgtgtgtgcatgttaccatgaacagAGACTCAAGTTGGAGTCCAGAACCACCATGTGGTggcaaaggggtgggggagggtgcaggaggaggagcagtggagcagtgctgctgcaatgttatcttgctctctctcccttctgtctagaggaaagaaaaaaaaccactaagagtggtggaattgtgtagatgttgagccccagtaataaccctggtggcattcattcatttaaaattatttttgttatgtggaaaactgagaaatgtttggtACAAtaacatgtaccaactactgcattttattgttgaatataaacTATTAAGTCCTCCAataaatgaaagggggaaaaaaaataaacttttttactGCTGGGGAAATAGTTTAATAGTAGAGCGcagaacttgcatgcatgaggtcctgagtttgattcctgttgCCACATATgcttgagtgatgctctggttctctgcctctcatgaaatctttttttataatttttatttcttttaaattaaaatttctatCTAGTGTAGTTATAGTAAACACTGGTAGTGTTTAACATCAGTAACCTTAAAGTACTTGTTCTTATTACAGCCATCCTGATTTTCAGCTGCTACAGGAAGGACAAAGGTATGGTTGAATTTGTAACACTTaccttctctatttttctattaATAGAAACATTAAGAGTAAACCATATGTAGAGATGGGTGATTTCATACCCAGATGATCAcatatgttgtttttttaatcacatatgttatcatgcacaaggacccagttttgagactctgttctcgaaccctgttccccacctgtagggggaacataccatgagcagggaagcaggtctgcaggtgtctctttcttcctccctccctaccccacttatcttaatttctctctgatctatcaaatagattaaaaaaaaaaaagccaccagaacagtgaattcatagtgccggcaccaaatcccagcaataaccctggcagaaataaaaaaataacaataataaattaaaaataaatttaaaaagtaaaccaGGTAATATGAGCTCTTGAACTTCCTGTGCTGATGCATTATGTAAGTGCCCATTCTGCCCACACAAAGAAATATTTGCCTTGTACAGCTTTTTCTTTTGTGATGGTAAGATGGTGTGTTTGATCGGTATGATTTATGTACAGCTGTTCTTACTAAAGAAGGCTAATTGAACCTGTTGAAATATGGCACAAACAACCTCCATATGAAGTACTGCCTCTTTGCCAACTCAATTGTGCCAATTATgtttattgaaatatttttatagtcTTATATTAAAGAATTTCTATGTATCAATGCACTAGTTATTTATTGAAGAGTGTGTAAAACGTTAGTAGAAATTCTaagttgtgatttttttccccccttaactCTTCATAGTGTTAATTTGTCCTGATTATTATTAAAGCCTATCCTAATTATTACTTGCTACCTTAGTTGCATGGAATTGAGCACAAGTgaagatgttttattttttgatacaTACCTTTATAGCTTCAGTGATGCTTAGAAAAGTGTATTTGCCTTAAACATCCAAGAGAAATTATGAATTATGaattaatgaaaatttaaaaatttttctaaatttttaaaattatatttatttcagaaaaatgagaaagttCTAAGCCTACAAAAGCTATATTCTAATTTAAAAATTGACATACAATATTGATGTAACTCTACAACTTTATATTcaactgtgttttttttcttttgtactttCCACAGGCTTCTACCTTTTTTCCTGcagtatttattatatttttcatcataaaaaaaaaaatcggtgaACTTTTTGGAGAAGCAATTTTGTTTATACAAAACTGAAAGATATAAAAATTTCCATGTACATTTACATGTGTTTCCTGGCCCAGAAAACTCCTCATCCTAATCTTTAAGATTCTGATACATGTATTTGCTTAAAAACAACTGCTTAACTTTCCCTGTTTATCTCAAGTTAGCATACtcctttagagaaaaaaaaaagtctacttgtTGCTTTAATAATTTAgtctttcataatttttttttctttctttcccttgacCAGTACactattcagctttggcttatggtagtataggggattgagcctgggacctgggagcctcagtcataagagtctgtttgtataaccattatgctattctccATTCCCatgatttttaatcttttaattaagAAATGATTTTCCCTTGAAAGTTGCAAAGGATATATACAGGGAACATTTTGCTTTTTATGTTATAGctactttgtttctttccttctacaGTGGCTATTCTGGAGAAGAAGTACAATTATGCTCTAAAGCCATTGAAACCTCAGATATTGACAATCCTGACCACTTTGTGAAGAATTATGAATCCAGTTCTTCTAGCACTCATAGTGATAGTAGCAGTGATAATGAACAAGACTTTGTTTCCTCCATTTTACCAGGAAACAGAGAAAATGCAACAGGTATAAGGCCACACCTGCACAAAAAAAGcattatgaaaaagaaaacttgTCAAAAGTCTGACTCCAAATATGAAGACAAAGATCAGTCAGTAGTAGATCTCACTGAGCAGCTAGATAATTGCAGATTAGTTAATCAGGAAAAAGCTACTGCTTGTGAATTTGCTGTACAGAAAGTAGATACTCATATTTCTTCAAATAGTGCTTTGCCAGAAAAacctgaaaataaatacaataattcaAATATAACTCTAGTAGGCATAAGTAAGAAAAGTGTTGAACACTTTAAGAGGAAATTTGCGAAATCAAACCAAGTTTCTAAGTCAGCTTCTAGTTCAGTGCTGGTGTGTTCTGAAATTGCAAAGACAAACTTGCTTAAGGTCCTGAAGGAGACTTTAATGGAATGGAAGACAGAAGAAACTTTGAGGTTTTTGTATGGTGAGCATTTTGCTTCTGTGTGTCCAAAACCCTCTTCAGCACGTCTGGTTAATGAAGAACTTGATGAAGATGACATAAGCTGTGACCCAGATAGTTATTCTCCTGCCTTGAAAGAATCTCAGAGCAGCTTGGATGAATCTTTACCTTTTAAGACCTCAGATACAGCCATTAAGCCACTGCCAAGTTATgaaaacttgaaaaaagaaactgaaacattAAATCTAAGGATCAGAGAGTTTTATAGAGGGCAGTATGTTTTGAATGAAGAAACCACTAAATCACAAGACTCAGAAGAGGTATGTCTTAAGTGATAAGTTTTTCATGTTTCTAACACAGAGAATACTCAACTGTAACACATATTAGAACaggaagaaactttttaaaagattgaaaacCTGCATTTTCAGATTTCCTCAGTTATTCAGCCTTTTTACTTTAAATGCTATTTTTGATGGCCAGAGATGTAGTTCAATATTAGAATACATGCTTCACATGAtataggaggtcctgagttcagtttctgACACTCCAAAAATTTAAAGTACTATAATACTGGGCATTACTATTTCTGAGTCAGAATTGCTCccataaatgcataacattttcctctAATATAGAAATAGTCCAGGACTATGGGGTAAAGTTTTCTTTGAAGTCTAATGTAGGTATCATGTATAATCTCTAAAGAagcttgtattttccttttaGGTATGTATTTCAGACTTGTATACTTGGTGTGTGTCTTGTGTTTTATCTTCAGTAGCACTGTATATGCAGGATAACAGGATTTATTAGTTGAATACTAAGATATTTATCTGAGTAATACTTGGCaaacatttccattttaaatatcatGAATGAAAATAACATATTAAGGGATACTTATTTGGAAACAGTGAAGGTGAAAGGAAGTGGAAAGAGCTTATCAGTCAAGTAGGCCTAGATTTGAATATCTACAGTATCATTTGATAGCTGTGTGAAAAGTTTCTCTCTTAAGCCTGATTGTAAAGATTATTCTTGATAGCTTCCCCTTCTCATGTTGAGTTTCAAAGGTAATATTAATTACCTTTAATATATGCTTACCTTTGAATATTAGTATTCAAAGGTAAGCATATTATCTCCATGGCAGACATTTAATTGGCACTTAGTAAATAGTAGTAATATGTAAGGACTGAATGTATGCCATTGAAATCTGGAGATTTCAAAAGATGAAAATAGAGAATAAACAGGGAAATATAGTAAAAGTTTAGAGATGCAGGGCTGGAGAggcaacataatgattatgtgaaaaaatttcatgcctgaggttcagtccctagtacctccataagccagagctgatcagtgctctggtgtctgtctctctttctcattaaaaatacaacattttaaaataacaataatttagAAATTTCTTCAATTTCTACAAAAAGTTATCTAGTTCATAAGTCCTCTAATCTACATTTATATATCATTTAGAAGTTCACAAAGTCCTTTTTATACATTTCCTCATTTGACAGAGAAGAGATTTGACTCCTATTATGCAGATGAAAAAGCTCTTAAAAGAAAGCAGATGACTTAAGTTCACATCACCCTAGTAACTGAGTTGATACTCAAATTCAAATATTGAACCTTCAGTCTAGTTTTTATTTTCCTGTATCACAGACATAGGTATTTATGTTTTGATGTTCACTGTTCTTATCCAAAAAAGGTGTAGTTTTATGACTTTGCTTTGTAACTGTTATTCAGCATGATCCCACCTTTCCACTGATAGACTCAAGTTCTCAAAGCCAGATTAGAAAACGGATTGTACTTGAAAAACTGAATAAAGTGTAAGTATCAACTGTTATTCCACTTTTATAGTATTCCAAATTAACTTGATATTTATATGTTCATAACTTACTGATTTTGTACTTGAATTTCAAACAGTCCTTAATGTGAAAAGTTTAAATGGATTTCTTTACCTTAGAGATTTAGATATTtgaggctaggcagtggtacacccaactgagcacacacattacagtgtgcaaggacccaggttcaagttcccagtccccacctgaagacagcttcacaagcagtctctctctgtctctctccctctccctctccctccccccattttccccttccctctcaatttttctttctctacccaatgtaaaaaaaaaaaaaaaaatttagattttTAAGATAAGTTACCAAGAAATACCTTTTGCTGTATATAGAATATACAGAGGCATACATAACAGGAAGGTTGAGATTATGGGAGTAGTAAACCAAACTACCTCACTCCCACTTAATAATCCAGTGAAATCAGGTAGAAAAAATATCAAAGCTAGAACCATTTAACTACTGATTTGTGGTAAAGGTGTCATATCAGTTTCACATGTGAATAGGAGTTGGTAAAGTTTTAACGGCCTATTTAACTCATTTTGCACACATATTCATAAATCATTTCACACTCAGCAACTTGAGTTTTTGTTCAACTCGACTTTTCAGTTTCAGGCTTCCTGTGGCAAAAATGATTGTTCTTGTAACTAGTCCAGTCATAAGTGGCATTTAAAAGTTGTAGTCTTGGTTTCTCTTTCAGAAGAAACCTAAAATCTTTTTTCAGAGGTGTGAGAGCTATCTTGAACTTttcaacttactttttttttttttttgccaccaaggttgttgctggtactcagtgcctgcatgacagttTGACTGCTCGCAGtggtctcttccttccttccttccttccttccttcatttatttatttatatttattttttatttacttatttaatcaattgtgagagatagaaacagtaggagagacaccaacagcactgctctacaTCTCCTGAATTTCTCCTTGCACAtgtggactgggaacttgaacgtgtgtctttgcacatggtaacttgtgctctaccaggtccTCCACCACCCAGCTATTCCACCACCCAGCTGCATCTTGCTTCTTTAGCACAAAAGATGGAGTTCAGCGAGACATTGGCAGTGATTGATTCATTGTTTTAAATGCACACCTAGATAAGTCTTGATTTTTGTAGTTCAGAAGAATATTTTAATCCTCTAAAAGTTCAAAGTAATATTTACAGAGTGCCTGTTACATGTTGGAATCTCCTTAGTGAATGTTACTAGTTTTTCCTTTTATCCACTAgatgtaaatttatttttgttaagtATTTGTTTAGAAATCAGTATTACCATCTCTGCCTGCACCAAAGTGCTGTAGTTACTATGGAAAGTCTAAACTATGTTAAATTCCAAATACTGTATaactaaattatatttttaaaattaacttttaattttCAGATTACCTGGACTTTTGGGGGCTCTTCAGGTTACACCAGGAGATATTTACACACAGCTAAAGGGCCTTGTCCGAACTTTTAGGTGAGTTAATATTGCAATTTTCCTTCAGTTATTTTGATACCATGTAAAAGCTGTATGTAAACTAAGGTTTAAAGAAAGTAGCCCTTTTGTGTCTTAGACCTAAATGTAGTATTCCTTTTCTCCACTCCTTGTTTTATTTAGACATCGATAGATTTAGCATTGAagattgttttttaagatttacttatgagaaggagggagaaccagagcaacactctggcatatgtgatgcttgggattaaactcagaacctcatacttaagagtctaatgcctacccattgcaccacctcccaggccactttatttggggtgggtgggtagcgcagtgggttaagtgcatatgtcacGAAATGTAAGACCTGCTCCAGGATCCCAGTTCCggttcctggcttcccacctgcagaggggttgcttcacaagtgatgaagcaggtctgcaggtgtctgtctgtctttctctccccctctctctctgtcttcccctcttctctcaatttctatctgtcctatccaacagcaatggcaacagtgacaacaacaagggcaacaaaatggaaaaaatagcctctaggagcagtggattcatagtgcaggcactgagccccagcagtaaacctgaaggcaaaaaaaaatatatatatatatatatatatatatttataggatAGCCTCAAATTAAGGAAAatgatggggccaggtagtgatgtacctggtttGAGGCACCattttgttacaatgcacaaaaacctggcttcaagcccctcatccccatctgcaggaggaaagcttcccagctttaaagcagtgctacaagtgtctctttccctctcaagctCCCCCtgtactctcagtttctctctgtctctatccaacaaataagtaaacatataagatattaaaaataaatataaaaatacgtGGGGAAGAAGatattaagaataaagaaagaaaaagaaaatatctgagaTACAAAGTGGTCAGTCATTCATATCTTGGATTTTAGTGATTCAGTAAAGATCTATCACATGACTGGTACTCTGCAAGATATTATGGGCAAGACAAAAAAATTCTAATGTTCATCCTCAAggcaaaaactaagaaagaataaTATCAGTTACAAAGTGAAGCAGTGATGGTTACTATAAAATAATCACCTATTCTAAGACTAGGTTCTCTAGCAAGAAGCATACAACTGAACCTCTAGGGCAGagaagatagatagcataatggttatgcaaaaggcattcatacctgaggctacaagtccaagttcaatcctttgcatcaccataagccagagctgaacaatactctggtaaaaacaaaaaaaaaacagaaagaaagaaagacaaaagaagcagacaataaaagggaaaaaactggaaaaaggaaaaaaaaaataggcatgaaaaagactaaaaagaaaaagaaaagaaaaaaaaaagattagccaTCACTACAAAGCTGAATAAAGTCAAATGTTGGTGGGGACATAGAACGATAGGAATCTCAGACATAGCTAATGGAAAATGAAAGCTACAACTATTCAGAAAGGCAACCTTATACTAATTAAATTAGTTATATTCCTGGAAATGTGTAAGTGACAGAGAAGTCTCTACCTGAATATACATAGTAACAACAGTGGAAAATAATGACAGTAAATGTGAATTCCCTCCtcaccccctaaaaaaaaaaaatctttgaatatTCTACTGCTAGAGGTACTAAATACATGTTTTGACCAAATATCAATAaccaaattaatattttaataaatattaagtagTAATAATATTAGAATCAGTATTAGTCTGTGCCGAAAACCTGATAGCACCAACATAGTATGAAATTCTAGGTGGAAGAATCATCTtatccccctccaaaaaaaaaaattatggttgTATATTATAGTCACCAGTcagattttaactttttaattaaaacTATAGTACAGGAAAAGCACTGTCAAATTTTTTGTGTAGTCACTTCCCTGTATATGTGCCAAATAAATAGTCACTTTCCATTGGGACACTTTAAATTTAAGACATTGCTAACATTTATGTTTACAGCGTAGTtcagaaggccatttttttcaccaAAATATTTACTAGAAATAACTCGAATGTATTGCTCACACAATTCTCAGAATACACAAATCTTGAACATTGTTCGTCTTTAGCTACTAAGAGGTATTTGTTGTAATActttacattaaaatatataacttTCATAGGCTCATACTATGGAAACTGCCCTAGTAGTCTTTCATTATGAAGTCTGACTAAACAAAATCTATGGCTGAGGTACCACAGTTTTGGCATAAGATTTTTGTTTATCTTTaggtactggatagagacagaaatcaagagagaaggggatgatagaaaggaagagaggagtcaggcagtagcgcctcaggttaagtgcacatggcacaaagccaaggacctgcgggaagatccggttcgagccccagctccccacctgcaggggagtcgcttcacaggcggtgaagcaggtctgcgggtgtctatctttctctctcccctctctgtcttcccctcctctctccatttctctctgtcctgtccaacaacgtcaacaacaacaataataactacaacaaaggcaacaaaagagaataaataaataaataaatatttaaaaaaaaaaaaaagaaaggaagagagacagatacctgcagctctgctacacaactcacaaagctttccctctgcaggtgggaactgggggctcgaacctgggtccttgcacattgtaacacgtgtgctcaaccaggtgcgccaccacccagccccactggcataacattttaaaatttattttgattaAAGACTATATTAAATATTGTATTATTTACATAGTTAGGATATTTTTCAAGCCGTGATATTTTAAGATGAACTATTTAACTTATCACAAGATCTGAACAATCTCTCAGTTGAACTTTTTTCTTGAAAGCTTATGAATTAAATGGAATAAACAGCCAACCTAAATACAGCTCTCAAATAATACTTTGTTTAATATAATCAGTGCTGGCTAGTGGATAGTACAATTATACAAAGATTAAATTGTGATAAAACgtggtctttattatttttaatttatttatttttattagatacagagaaattgagaagggatgggaagatagagagggaaagagacagacacctgcagccctacttgactacttatgaagcttttcctctacaaGTAGGgtccaagggcttgagcctgggtccttgctcactataatgtgtgtgcttaaccaggtgtgccaccacctggcccctgtcttttttattctgttttatattaTCTGAGGTTTTAGCCATTTTGCCAGTATGTAATATTCTTAATCAGCTTAAGGAAGTCAATATTTGTAGACTGTTAGTTTTGTCTGTCAGCTGTTTAGCTTAATCATCGAAATTGTCACTAGTTGTTTTACACATAAAATTAACAAACATCATCAGTTACTAAagcattttgaatttttttctactGACAAATAATAGTCAAATACAAGTACACTTCATTTCATCTGGAATGTGTATTTTGAAAAGCGAGTATTAAGGTGATAATGAATCTTGGGTGGCATAATTAAGGTTGTTCTGTTCATAAAATATGGAGATGAGACTCATAATATCATTGACAACACCCAGGTTTAAGAATGCCAGAtgtatggtccgggaggtggcacagtggctaagaatGCCAGATATGATGTTCAGATTGTTGTGATGTTCAGATGTTCAGATGTATGGCCTCCACTTTTAGAAAATTAAGTGCTTTGACTAGTATTTGCCTGAAGCCAAACTTCCCTGCATTCCTACTAGTGACCATACCTAATGAGTAATGAAGAGATGCTCTTGTTTAAAAGATAGTTTCTTACAGTGTTATTTAATCATTTTGAACAAACTgttaaaattcctgaagacatatTAGAATAAAACCTTTGATCTAGGAAAATAATATTAATGGGCCAGTtagtagtgcacatgttacaatgagcaaggacctgggttcaagtccctggtccccaccagcagggggaaagctttgcaagtgatgtagcagtgctacaagtattatttctctttctctctccctctctatctcctcctaccttcttgatttctggctctttattcaataaataaagataatttttaaaaaataaatataatagggagttgggcagtagcgcagcgggttaagcgcatgtggcgcgaagtgcaaggaccagcgcaaggatcccagtttgagcccccagcttcccaccaacaggggagttgcatcacaggcggtgaagcaggtctgtgggttcctatctgtctctccccctctctgtcttcctctcctctctccatttctctctgtcctatctaacaacaacaacaataataataact harbors:
- the RPAP2 gene encoding putative RNA polymerase II subunit B1 CTD phosphatase RPAP2, which codes for MADAVSSRSAGRRSRASRASRDTAGTKQTRTQKQEDASKRKAELEAAVRKKIEFERKALHFVEQLLEENITEEFLKECGKFITPAHYSDVVDERSIVKLCGYPLCQKKLGIILRQKYKISTKTNKVYDITERKCFCSNFCYRASKFFEAQIPKTPVWIREEESHPDFQLLQEGQSGYSGEEVQLCSKAIETSDIDNPDHFVKNYESSSSSTHSDSSSDNEQDFVSSILPGNRENATGIRPHLHKKSIMKKKTCQKSDSKYEDKDQSVVDLTEQLDNCRLVNQEKATACEFAVQKVDTHISSNSALPEKPENKYNNSNITLVGISKKSVEHFKRKFAKSNQVSKSASSSVLVCSEIAKTNLLKVLKETLMEWKTEETLRFLYGEHFASVCPKPSSARLVNEELDEDDISCDPDSYSPALKESQSSLDESLPFKTSDTAIKPLPSYENLKKETETLNLRIREFYRGQYVLNEETTKSQDSEEHDPTFPLIDSSSQSQIRKRIVLEKLNKVLPGLLGALQVTPGDIYTQLKGLVRTFRLTNRNIIHKPAEWTLIAVVLLSLLTPILGIQKHSKENLVFTQFIATLLEELQLKKEDLESLTIIFKTSC